In the Catharus ustulatus isolate bCatUst1 chromosome 18, bCatUst1.pri.v2, whole genome shotgun sequence genome, one interval contains:
- the C18H22orf39 gene encoding UPF0545 protein C22orf39 homolog: MAGAGGSWRPPRSCEDYWGEWKHCRGLLHAFHHYYAHGELPECGRWREDYEACRAWERDRAPAAQEALCKSERARVMEKQKYAPVWKLRKSPPPDWYLPLDHDKSN, translated from the exons ATGGCGGGCGCGGGCGGCTCCTGGCGG CCGCCGCGGTCGTGCGAGGACTACTGGGGAGAGTGGAAGCATTGCCGCGGGCTGCTCCACGCCTTCCACCACTACTACGCGCACGGGGAGCTGCCGGAGTGCGGCCGCTGGCGGGAGGACTACGAGGCCTGCCGCGCCTGGGAGAGGGACCGCGCCCCCGCCGCGCAG gaAGCCTTGTGCAAGAGTGAAAGAGCTCGAGttatggaaaaacagaaatatgctCCAGTGTGGAAGCTCAGGAAGAGCCCACCACCTGACTGGTATCTACCACTTGACCATGACAAATCAAATTAA
- the MRPL40 gene encoding 39S ribosomal protein L40, mitochondrial, whose translation MWAAAAVAARGLRGARLSSWLPQSVPLRGSHWQSSLLEFRTSLPVRAQPKKKKKVDVKKEQAQRERMKKRLKKLEKAAPELIPIEDFITPLKYSESNRVRSLPPLSPEESERRVLLLKKWCLFKQKQDEAEKKAIKALVESQQEALKELRLESEELYQAAVRRDEGLFPFERDGPTYTPPLPGYDPPEGKCVDITKVYTQ comes from the exons ATgtgggcggcggcggcggtggcggcgcgGGGGCTCCGCGGAGCCCGGCTCAG ctcctggctgccccAGAGTGTCCCGCTCCGAGGGAGTCACTGGCAGAGCTCATTGTTGGAGTTCAGAACATCCCTCCCTGTAAG AGCACAAccaaagaagaagaagaaagtggATGTGAAGAAAGAGCAAGCACAGAGAGAGCGTATGAAGAAAAGGCTTAAAAAGTTGGAAAAAGCTGCCCCAGAACTGATTCCAATTGAGGATTTTATAACACCACTTAAGTACTCAGAGAGCAACAG GGTGCGAAGTCTTCCCCCTCTTTCTCCTGAAGAGTCTGAAAGAAGAGTTTTACTTTTGAAGAAGTGGTGCTTGTTTAAGCAGAAACAAGATGAGGCAGAAAAGAAAGCGATTAAGGCGCTTGTAGAATCGCAGCAGGAGGCGCTGAAGGAACTGCGCCTGGAATCCGAGGAGCTGTACCAGGCAGCAGTCCGGAGGGACGAGGGGCTGTTCCCCTTCGAGAGGGACGGACCCACTTACACCCCTCCCCTTCCTGGCTATGATCCCCCCGAAGGGAAGTGCGTTGACATCACCAAGGTGTACACACAGTGA